GCTCGAGACGGGCAACACCACGGCCTCTTACGACGCGCTGGAAACCGGCATGCGTTTCGATGCCGAGGCAATTTTCTTCCTCACCGACGGCGCACCACAGGGCGGCTCGATCGATAATCCGGCCGACATCGTGACGTTGATCACGCGCGCCAACTACGCCAAACGCATGTCGATCTACACGATCGGCATCGGTGTGCAAGGTGGCATCTTCGACGAATTCTTGACGTCGTTGGCAAAGCACAACTGGGGCATCTATCGCCGTGTCGACCAGTAAGGGTCGCGTCGTGTTGGCGAAGCGATGATGGCGAAAGGCGGCCGTCAGCAAATTCAGTGCCCGCCAGTATTTCGTCCCTATTTGCGATGTAGCTACTTACCGATCGGTAGTGGTTGCAGTTGCTCTGCCGACAATGACTTAAAGCGGCAGCCATAGCTGGCGCCATGCCATTGGGATTTTCCGGCATGTCGATTGCTGCGCCGGGAGCGCGACCGAACGCCTGTATAATAGGGAGCGTAATCGCTTAAAGCACGCGGCTCTCGGGCCAGGGTGGCAATCTGAAGCATTCACGTCCTGAACCTTGTGATGGGTGCGAACACGCGGTCAGTTGTTCGTCGCTGACCACGCTCATGTCTGTGTCGCACGCTGGGACGTACTTTCTTGCGCAAGCGAACGCTTGGATCACGCGGGCGAATCGCAGCATTTCACGCATCGCCGACGTGGCTCGGGGCAGGACTTGCCGGGGATTCTCGGCGGGGGAGCCGAGTTGGCGACCGCGACCTAAGCTCTTAGTACATAGAACGAATTGACACTGGGGGGCCGATCGGCACGAGATCGTCGGCCCGGGGTTGCTCCGCTGGCGGAGCCGCTCTTAGCAGAATCTCGCAGGAGAGATATCGTGACTTTCTATCGCAACCCTCGCTTTTTGGTCTGGTGCGCGGTCGCACTGGCGTCGGCCTTCGTGCTGCAGCAGGTTTGGCACTGGGAGGTCGAGCGTGTGGATGTGCCGGCCGGCAAATTCCTGGTGCGTATTCACCGTTGGGGAAGGGATCTGCCCGAGAACGACGTCGTGGCTCCTGATGACTCCTACAAGGGCGTCATGTTCGATGTGCTCCCTGAAGGACGGCACTTCCTCAATCCGCTCTTCTGGAGTTACGAGGTCCACGAGATGAAGCAGGTGCCGCCGGGCAAGTGCCTGGTGGTCACGCGGCTGTTTGGCCGCGAGCTTCCCGCAGAGCGCATCGCCCAAGGCAACATCTTGGCGCAGGAGGACAGCAACGATCCCGTGCAGGGGGAGCGCGGCATCCTGGAGCGCGTATTGCTGCCAGGCGCCTATCGCTTGAATCCACATGCCTACCAGGTCGAGGAGGTTGCAGCCGTAGAAGTCCGCGTCGAGCAAGTCGGCGTCCGCACTTTGAAGATCGGCAAAGACCCGCAAGGGCTGTCCCGCGCTGAGCGCGGCGGCGACTACACCGTGCCCGATGGCTATCGGGGTGTTCAGAAAGCGTCGGTGCCACCGGGAACATACTATTTGAACCCTTACGTCGAATCGATTACGCCGGTCGAGGTGCGCAGCCATCGTGTGGAATTCTCTGATATCGAGTTCCCGTCACGCGACGGCTTTATCCTGGCGCCGCACGTGGTCGTCGAGTACGCCGTGATGCCGAATAAGGCGCCCGAGATGCTGGTCCGGCTCACCGATTCCGGCGTCTTGCACCAAGCCGATCGCACGGATGACGAAAAGCTGGAAAACGAAGTTTTGCAGAAGGTCATTCTGCCTC
Above is a window of Pirellulales bacterium DNA encoding:
- a CDS encoding SPFH domain-containing protein, which encodes MTFYRNPRFLVWCAVALASAFVLQQVWHWEVERVDVPAGKFLVRIHRWGRDLPENDVVAPDDSYKGVMFDVLPEGRHFLNPLFWSYEVHEMKQVPPGKCLVVTRLFGRELPAERIAQGNILAQEDSNDPVQGERGILERVLLPGAYRLNPHAYQVEEVAAVEVRVEQVGVRTLKIGKDPQGLSRAERGGDYTVPDGYRGVQKASVPPGTYYLNPYVESITPVEVRSHRVEFSDIEFPSRDGFILAPHVVVEYAVMPNKAPEMLVRLTDSGVLHQADRTDDEKLENEVLQKVILPHIRGYARIEGSNFDARDFILTVVENPAAKMANARESLQQALLAKVKPRCEELGVELRAVALAEFRPPAELSEQISQRELARVEREKNVVRLGQYKAEQDLRSKEALKQQAKEKVAAETRKIQASKKSEQLKEVALLRLTQELANAQLQLDAARKLAEAALSKGRAEAAVIMLENEAETSGLAKAVQGFDNVQSFAQYQVLSKLSPALTEIFASDDSDFARIFANYMTQPANTAPVLVPASASQPAESPRSAAAVQPASALPVDNSTATQDAPPGNNPGDGN